AAGCTGCTAAAATTGCTAGAGATGATATATCATCTTTAAGCTCATTCATAACTTTTTGCTTTTCTCTTTGAATCTCTCTATTAGCTCTTTCTTTTAGTTGAACTGTTTCTTCTTGAGCTGCCTTGATTATTTCATCTGCTCTTTCTTCAGCTCTCTTTGAACCATTCTTAACTATTTCTTGAGCCTCTTCTTTAGCCGAATTTATCTTTGATTCATATTCAGCTTTAAGTTCTTCACCTTTTTTAACTGCTTCCTCTGCATCTTTATAAGAGCCTTCTACTTCAGCAGTTCTCTTTGCCATAAATTCTGTAGTGGGTTTGA
The window above is part of the Tepidibacter aestuarii genome. Proteins encoded here:
- the atpF gene encoding F0F1 ATP synthase subunit B produces the protein MYKSFVSLDWDFVFQLVNTFIMYLILKKLLFKPTTEFMAKRTAEVEGSYKDAEEAVKKGEELKAEYESKINSAKEEAQEIVKNGSKRAEERADEIIKAAQEETVQLKERANREIQREKQKVMNELKDDISSLAILAASKVIETDVDEAKHEKLIGDFIEEVGEAKWQN